Genomic DNA from Hordeum vulgare subsp. vulgare chromosome 2H, MorexV3_pseudomolecules_assembly, whole genome shotgun sequence:
GCCCCTTTTCCAGACCCTGCGCTGCACGGTATACATGTGcccgcaccccctcccctccccgcgACGCTCTGTATGTTTATGTATGTTGGGGAGGTGGtgctagccagccagccagcccgaAACGAAACAGAGCGCGCACTGCCGAAACagaggggaggagaggagggatggACTccaccgcggcggcggcggcggcggcggagccgctGCTGGAGGCGGGCGGAAAGGAGATGCGGCAGCTGGGGAGGACGGCGCACAacatgtcctcctcctccctccgcaAGAAGTCCGACACCTCGCTGGTGCGCAAGGTGCCCTGCGCCGCGCTCCGCGGCTTCCTCTCCACCCTCCAGGAGGTGCTCTGCGGCACCAAGCTCTTCGTCCTCttccccgccgtcctcctcgccgtcgtcgccagaTACATGCGCTTCGGCCAGGTGCGTCTCCTCTCTCCTAGTCAGCTTCCGATATCCATCCCCGTAAAACTTCCCTCCGATATTTTCTCGCCCGCCCTTCAGCGCCTGATTCTCCGCGTTTgtttcccggtttcacctaatagCAGCTAGCTAGTGTCAGGTCTGTCGTTAACTTTGCTGCTCCTTTCTGATCGTTTGCATGATCGAATTCGAACCTCTCCGGTTCTGAACTTCTGATTGCTCCCTCCGTCCATCACAATTGGATCGGATCATATGTCGATGATTGATTTGCTCCGTGACTCAATCTGTGTTTAGCTTACATGAGCCCTGAAGTACCTAAAACATAAAACTCGCATTACATTTTCATGTCATCACTGTAGGAGGATTACGGTCGTACATCGGTTTCAGTGCAATTTCTTCGACTAAAAATACCTCTCGTTCTCCTCTGTTTTCGTCACATCAACGCACGCACAGCTAGCTAATAATACAAGTAATTAGGCCATTAGGGACGATTGGTTTGGTCTGTGACTTGCTCTATGTAACTTACATTTTCATCACCAGTACTCCTAAAAGATATCTTATTCTCCTCTGCTTTTGTCTCATAACGGGCCACAGCTAACTAACTCCCGCATTTATTATTAATTACGGAGTTAGTGCTTGCTACTTAGATTAATAGTTCAACCGAGCGTTGCACAAACTAGCCATTCGCACGGTCAAGAGGAAACatgtgaagagagagagagaactagAGCTGTGGTGGCTAACGCATTCATACTCCCATACTAAGTTTTTCTCATTCCATTAAAGAAAACGCCAACATAACTATTCGTAGCAATTAGTATAGGTTTATGAGAGAATGGAATGATGGTGATTTGATCTACATATTTTCCCCTTTTGACAAGGATTTGAATTACATCCAGCTGTTTACATGTGACCCCATACCGCTACCGGCATGTGGGCTAGGCCTCAAACCCCCAACCACTAATCAAAATTGACGCGTTACAGATGGAATCGTGGAATGGAATAGGAATAAGCCGCAGCTAATATGCCCAGGACCTGCCAATCACATGCACATTcttgccctccaccaccaccCATGTCGCCCATGTCGGTCCATCAACGTCCATCCATGACTGCACCTCACATCCACCTCCCTAATGCTACTCTAGTATATTGTCCATCCATGATCCATCCAGCGATGGCAGCCATTAATCTCGCCCCTGGGTTCACTGCACATGCAGCAATAATGATTAAAACAAGTTCTTAGACTAAGTTAACAACGTGGTCACCAGGTGAATCCTGTCCGTACGTAGGCTCCCCTCCGCCAGCACTTCCATCCGACAATCCTGCGGCTGATCGGCGAGAGCTCAGCTCAAACACGAAGACGGGCCGTTTTCACTGTGGGATTCCCTCTGGACAAAGCAGAGGTAGATGCCTTTGCTGTACTGCCTGCTCTTGTCTTCTTACCATGTGTTTCGTCCGGCATGTGACCCCTACGTCTTCTCAGCTCTCACTGTCGCGTCAGTGCTACAGAGAACACGGGAGACACACCATGACTGCCTATGCTATGCTTGTACGAAGTACCAACATATTCCAAGCTGAATACCCAGAAAAATCTGGCTCGTTAAACAGGGACAGTAATATTTTCTCATTTTTTCGTGGCTAAAACCAATGGGACATGAAGAGTACTTGCTCGTGATCTACTGTGGTTGACATAGATCCCCCGAATATTCTTCACCGTTTGCCCATCTTTTCAAACACATGCTATTTTTTTCCTAATGCTGAGCTCATACAGGTGTGGCTCTTCGTGCTTAGCTTAATCGGGCTCATTCCTCTTGCGGAGCGACTCAGTTTCCTGACGGAGTAAGTCTCCTCTGCTCATCTTCATAGCGTGTTCTGTTCGGCGTTGCCTTCTTTATTATGTTGCTGACAAAACTCGCCCTTTGTTCTTTGTGTTGATTTATTTGGTTATAGACAGATCGCTTTCTACACCGGTCCTACTGGTAAGAGTTGTTGATCTCAAAACGTCAAATCATTCTAACCGACCTATACAACTTGGACATCATGTACTTATCTACCTGAACTGCAGTGGGTGGACTGTTGAATGCGACGTTCGGCAACGTCACCGAGGTTATCATCGCGCTATTCGCCCTGAGGGAAGGCAAGATAACGGTGGTGAAATGCTCCCTGCTCGGCTCTATCTTGTCCAACTTGCTGCTTGTCCTCGGTACCTCTCTCTTCTTTGGTGGCCTGGCCAACCTCGGCGTCGAGCAGCCATATGACAGAGTAATCAACTCAGCTATCTAATTGTACTACTGTTATGTTGTAATAGGAAGTAACCACATGGTCTTGATTTGTGCAGAAGCAAGCAGATGTCAGCACAGGGCTTCTGATTCTTGGCGTGCTATGCCAATCGCTGCCGCTGATGCTGAGGTATGCAGTAAGCGCCGGTGAGCATGCAGTGAACTCCGACGATTCAGCATTGGTGCTATCCCGGGCGTGCAGCGTTCTCATGATCCTGGCCTATGGAGCCTACCTTTACTTCCAGCTGAAGACGCATCGCCAGCTCTTTGAGCCCCAGGAGGTGTGTAATATTTGGTATAGTGCTGATCAGAAACCAGAATAGCCTATCAACATGCATATAACTAGTTAGTTGCTGACAAAATGATTAGATTgaagatgatagtgatgatctggTCTCTGAAGATGAGGCGGTACTGGGATTTACAAGTGCGATGGTTTGGCTAGCAGTCATGACTGTGATAACCGCCTTACTATCGGAGTATGTCGTGAGCACAATTGAGGTATGCAGCACCATCCTATGTCCATGTTG
This window encodes:
- the LOC123427778 gene encoding vacuolar cation/proton exchanger 1b-like — translated: MDSTAAAAAAAEPLLEAGGKEMRQLGRTAHNMSSSSLRKKSDTSLVRKVPCAALRGFLSTLQEVLCGTKLFVLFPAVLLAVVARYMRFGQVWLFVLSLIGLIPLAERLSFLTEQIAFYTGPTVGGLLNATFGNVTEVIIALFALREGKITVVKCSLLGSILSNLLLVLGTSLFFGGLANLGVEQPYDRKQADVSTGLLILGVLCQSLPLMLRYAVSAGEHAVNSDDSALVLSRACSVLMILAYGAYLYFQLKTHRQLFEPQEIEDDSDDLVSEDEAVLGFTSAMVWLAVMTVITALLSEYVVSTIEAASESWELSVSFISIILIPIVGNAAEHAGAIIFAFKNKLDITLGVSLGSATQISMFVVPLSVLVAWVMGVPMDLDFNLLETGSLFLAILVTSFTLQDGSSHYLKGLLLLLCYAVIGVCFFVLRRRSADGDKSG